DNA from Streptomyces sp. Edi4:
CTCGATTCTGCAGGAGGTCGAGTTCCTTTCGCTCGGCACCAACGACCTGGCGCAGTACGCCTTCGCGGCGGACCGTCAGGTGGGCGCGGTGTCCCGGCTCCAGGACCCTTGGCAGCCCGCGCTGCTCGACCTGATCGCCATGTCGGCGGAGGCCGCGAAGGCCGAGGGCAAGAGCTGTGGTGTGTGTGGCGAGGCTGCCTCCGATCCGCTGTTGGCCTGTGTCCTGACCGGTCTCGGGGTGACCAGCCTTTCGATGGGCGCGGCGTCCATTCCGTATGTGCGGTCGACGCTGGCGAAGCACACGCTGGCGCAGTGCGAGCGCGCTGCGTCGGCGGCTCGCGCGGCGGACACCGCCGAGGACGCGCGGAGCGCCGCGCAGGCGGTGCTGTCCGGCGAGTGACGACCGGCCGATGGCTGGGGACCGGTGTGAACCGGTGTGAGAGGGGCTTCCCGTCGCGGGTGCGGCGGGGAGCCCCTTTCCTTTCGCGGGGCCCGTCTTCCGTCAGCGATGGCTGATGACTGTCGGGGATGACGGCCGGGCCTCAGTCAGTGGTGGCTGTCGGGCTGCTCGATGGGGAAACCGGCGCGGTATTCGACGTCGGGTTCCGGGGGCACCGGGTCGCCGGTCTCGGCATCGGTGCAGTAGGCGCTGAAGACTTCGGCCTCGGTCAGCGGATCGAGCCGGTCGTGCAGCAGGCGCCAGCCGTACAGCCGGTCCGGGGTGCCCGGTTCGGTCGTCCGCAGGACCAGGCCACCGGTGCCGCGCAGGGCGATGCCCGCCGCGAGGACGGTCACGAACTCCGCGGCGTCGGTCTCCTCCAGACGCACCGGGTCATGTCCCTGCCGGTGGGCGTGCAGGACGGTGATGAGCTGCTCCTGTCGCGCGGGGATGCTGCACACCAGGTGGTGGGCGCCGGGGCCGGCTGCTTCCAGGAGGTTCAGCAGGAGCTGGGAGGCCCGGTCGAAGGCGGCCCGCCCGATGTCCTGTCCGCAGTCGGCGCACTCCCCCGCCTCGGCCAGGATGAGTGTCGCGTACTCCCAAGTCGCCTTGCGGGCTGCCTTGTTGATGAGTTGCGGAACGAGGCTGTCGATGGGTTGGCCCGCGTAGGCCACGCAGGCGCCGCCCGCCGCCAGTTCGGCCGTGAAGCGCGTACGGCTTTCCGCTGTGTCCGGGTCGAGGCCGCGTGACGTACAGAAGTCGCTGAACTCCTCCGGGTCGAAGAGCGCGACCGTCGTATGCAGGCCCCGGGCGGCCAGCGAGCGCAGGAATCCTTCGACTTGACGCAGGTAGGCGGTGTGGTCGTCGAAGGTGAAGGATCGGTATCGGGTCATGGCCGTGAAGTCGTGCGCGTCGGCGATCAGGCCGACGGTGCCCGGCATTTCACGGCGGAGTGCCCGCCGGACGGTCTTGATGGGCTGGGTGTGCGCCATGTTTCCCCCTGAGCACGGTGTCGATCAATGCTCACTCAGCGTAACCGGCGCCACTGACAGTGGCGTTCGGTCGGGGTGGGGCCGGGCCAGGCGGTACTGGGTCAGACAGCCGGCCACGATGACCGCGGAGAAGGCGATCCAGCCGGCGGGGCCGGTCGCGACGGCGGCGGTGACGGCGAGGGGGCCGAGGCTGCGTTGAACGGACTGGGCGAGTCCGTGGACACCGAGGTAAGCGCCTTGGGCGTGGTCGGCCGCGAGGGCGATCGAGAGTTCCCAGGAGATGGTCGCGTGGATGATCTCGGCGAGGGTGAAGGCGACCGTCGCGGCGACGAGGAAGGTGACGGCGAGCGTGGCGCCGTGCGCCGCGGAGGCCGCGATGGTCACTCCCGCCACGGCGAAGACCACGGAGAGCGGGAGCAGCAGGCGGCGCGCGGCCTGCGTGGTGGCGCCGAACCGGGCCAGGGGCACCTGGAGCCCCACCACCATCACGTTGTTGATCACCATGAGCAGGGGGACGAGGCCGGTCGGCGCGTCGGTGCCGTGCACGGTCCAGAGCGGCAGGCCGATCTTGAACACCGCATCGTCGAGGAAGACGACGGTTTCGGTGGCCACGAATGCCAGATAGCGGCGGTCGCGCCAGGGGTTGGCCAGCTGCGCCTTCGCCGTCGGATCGGTGGACTTGGCGACCGTGCGGCCGGGTGCCTGCGGTTCGGCGCACAGGCCGGTGATGACGGCGGATCCGATGAACGAGACGGCGTTGCCGGCCAGGAGCCACTGGTAGGAGGCGGTCGAGCCGATGGCCAGGGCCCCCGCGGCGGCGAGGCCGCCGACGGCCCAGCCCGCGTTGGCGACGGTCCGGCTGACGGCCTGGTAGCGCACGCGCTCGGGCCCGGCGATCCGGGCCGCGTACAGCTTCGTGAGGACGTTGGCCGAGCGGTCGCCGAAGCTTCCGGCGGAGGCGAACACCAGCAGCAGGGCGAAGTCATGAGTGGTCAGGAGCGCGAACGCGGCTACGGCGCGCAGCATTTGAAGACCGATGAGCACCCGTGTGTCGGGGAGCCGGTCGGCGATGCGGCCGCCTACGGGCGCCCCGGCGATGCCGACGGCTCCGGACACGGCGACCAGGGTGCCGATCTGGGCGAGCGAGAGCCCGGCCACGTAGCTGAAGTAGAGGACGCTGACGGCCTCCCACAGGCCGCTGCCGGTTCGGTCGACGAAGGCGACGGACAGCATGCGACGGCCGTCGACGCCTCCTGGCACGCGTTCCCACAGTGCGGCGCGGCTCCAGCTCATGGGTCCCCCTTGACGAGATTTATGTATCGATACATAATTCTTAACGTGGTGACACAATATTCGATCTCCGGTACCACCGCCAAGGGCATTGCCGCGTCCGTCGAGGCCGCGGTCGCGGGCGGCGACTTGGGCCCGGGTGACGCGCTGCCTCCCGTACGGCGGCTGGCCGAGGAGCTGACGGTCAGTCCGGGCACGGTGGCGACCGCCTACAAGGAGCTGCGTCGGCGCGGTGTGGTCGTCACCCGGGGCCGGGGCGGGACGGTGGTGGCCGCCGCGCCGGCCGTCGCCTCCCGGCGGCCGCCCAAGGTGCCCGCAGGGCTGCGGGATCTGGCGGGTGGTCATCCCGACGCGGCGTTCCTGCCGGACCCGCCTGCGCTCGTCGCGCCTTCCACCGGCCCGCGCTCGCACCGCTCCACGCCCCGGCTGCCGCGGCTGGAGGAGCGGGTGCGTGCCTGGTTCGACGCCGACGGCGTGCCCTGCGAGTCCGTGACGTTCGCCCACGGGGCGCTCGACTGCGTCGCGCGGCTGCTGACCACGGAGCTGCGCCCCGGGGACGCGGTGGCGATGGAGGACCCCGGATACCACCATCTTCTCGACCTGTTGCAAGCCATGGGGCTGCGCACCATCGCGGTCGGGGTCGACGACGAGGGGATGCGGCCGGACCTGCTGCGCGACGCGCTGCGGGCCGGGGCCCGCGCCGTCGTGTGCAGCCCGCGAGCGCAGAACCCCTACGGGGGGTGCTTCTCGCCGGCGCGGCGCGATGAGCTGGTCGAGGTGCTGCGGCAGGCACCCGATGTCCTCGTGATCGAGAACGACCACGCCGCCGAGATCGCCGGAGCGGAACTCAACTCCCTCACCACGGGCGGGCTTACGCGCTGGGCACAGGTGCGGACCGTGACGAAGTACCTGGGCACTGATCTGCGGTGGGCGGCCGCCGCGTGTGATCCGGTGACCCTGGCGCGGCACGACGGGCGGCTGCTGCTCACGTCCGGATGGGTGAGTCATCTGTTGCAGGCCGCCGTGCTGACGCTCATGGACGACCCCTCGGCGCAGCTCCTGGTGGCGCGGGCGGAGGTCGCCTATGAGCGGCGGCGTACCGCGTTCGTCAAGGAGCTCGCGGAGCGCGGGATCGTGGCGCACGGTGCGAGTGGGATGAACGTGTGGGTGCCGGTGCGCGACGAGTCGGCCGTGGTCAACGGGCTGCGCACGCGCGGCTGGTGGGTGGCGGCCGGGGCCCGCTTCCGGATGGCGGCGGCGCCTGGCGTACGCGTGACCGTGGCCGGCCTCGGGACCTCACGAGCGGCCGGGCTGGCCTCGGACTTCGCCGACACGCTGAGCGAGTCCGAGGCCACCTATGGAGGGTGATCAGCCGCGCTTGCGGGCGATGTCCTCGTAGAAACGCAACAGGTCCAGGTTGTCCACCGAACCGGGGTTGACGGCCTTGTCCAGAGCCGCGCCTTGGAGGAGGCGCTTGACGGGCACCTCGATGCGCTTGCCGGTCAGGGTGTGCGGGACGCCGGGCGCCTCGATGATCTCGTCGGGGACATGGCGCGGGGAAAGCTGTTCGCGGATCGCCAGCTTGATCTTCGTACGGAGGGCGTCGTCCAGGACGGCGCCCTCGGCGAGGTGCACGAACAGGGGCATCCAGTAGCCGCCACCCGGTTCCTCCAGGCCGATGACCAGGGACTCACGGATCTCCGGCAGCCGTTCGACGACCTCGTAGATGTCGGCCGAACCCATGCGCACACCCTGGCGGTTGAGGGTGGAGTCCGAGCGGCCGTGGATGATCACCGAGCCGTGGTCGGTGAGGGTGATCCAGTCCCCGTGCCGCCACACGCCGGGGAACATCTCGAAGTAGCTGTCGCGGTAGCGGCTGCCGTCGGGGTCGTTCCAGAAACGGGTGGGCATGGACGGCATGGGGTTGGTGACGACCAGCTCGCCGACCTCGCCGATGACGGGCCTGCCCTGGGCGTCCCAGGCCTGGAGGTCGGTGCCGAGGCAGGGCGCCTGGAGTTCGCCGATGTGCACGGGAAGCGTCGGGACCGCCCCCGCGAAACAGGAGCAGACGTCGGTGCCGCCGCTGACCGATGCGATCCACAGGTCCTCGCGCACCTCGTCGTGCAGCCAGCGGAAGCCGTCGGGCGGCAGCGGCGAGCCGGTGGTCGCCACACCCTTGATACGGGACAGGTCGAAGTCGCGCCCCGGGTGCACCTCGGCCTTGCGGCAGGCCATGACGTACGCGGCCGACGTGCCGAACAGGGTGGCGCCGGTGCGCTCCGCCACGCCCCACTGCGCGCCCGTGTGGGGATGGCCGGGGCTGCCGTCGTAAAGGATCACAGTGGTGCCGGTGAGCAGGCCGGAGACGAGGAAGTTCCACATCATCCAGCCGGTGGAGGTGTACCAGAAGAAGCGGTCCTCGGGGCCGAGGTCGCAGTGCAGGCCGATCTGCTTGAAGTGCTCGAGGAGGATGCCGCCCTGGGACTGCACGATGGCCTTGGGCAGACCCGTCGTGCCGGAGGAGTAGAGCACCCACAGGGGGTGGTCGAAGGGCACCTGCTCGAAGACGGGTTCGGTTTCGCCCGCCGTCAGGGCGGACCACTCCAGGGTGCCTTCGGGGGCCGGGGTGCCGAGCAGCGGGACGTGCACGACGGCGCGCAGCGTGGGCAGTTCGCGGCGGAGCTCGGCCACGACGTCGCCGCGGTCGTGCTCCTTGCCGCCGTAGCGGTAGCCGTCCACGGTGAACAGGACGACCGGCTCGACCTGCTGGAAGCGGTCCAGGACGCTGCGGGCGCCGAAGTCGGGGGCGCAGGAGGTCCACACGGCGCCGACGGCCGCCGAGGCCAAGAAGGCGGTGACCGCCTGCGGGACGTTGGGCAGATAGCCGCTGACCCGGTCGCCCGGCCGCACCCCGATGGCCCGCAGCTCCGCGGCGAGCGAGCCGACCTGGCGGCGTAGCTCGGCCCAGCCGGTCTCCACGGGTTCGTGCATCTCGTCGACGTGCAGCAGCGCGGGCTCGCCGGCCCGCGCGGGGTCCTCGGCGGCGCGCAGCGCGTGTTCCGCGTAGTTCAGGGTGGCGCCCGGGAACCACTGGGCTCCGGGCATCGTTCGATCAGCAAGGACAGCTTCGTACGGGGAGGAGAAGCGGATGTCGAACCACGCGGCGACGGCTTGCCAGAAGGTGTCGAGTTCGGCGACCGACCAGCGGTGGAGAGCCGGGTATCCGCCCTCGGCGGGCGCCCCGTAGCGCTCGGCGGCCCAGGCCTGGAAGCGGGTGATCCGCGCGGCGGCGATGCGGTCGGAGTCCGGCTGCCACAGGGGCGCGGGCTGCGGATCGGGGTTCGCTGCAGAGGTCATCGGTCGGCTCCCGGGCTGTAACGCGTGGTGTGCGTGTTTCCCGCGCACACGCGAGGGGGTGTGCGCGTGAGGCGGCTGCAAGGGACGATGCCATGTGATCGTCTTCCGCACCAGGGTGGGCCGCCGCCTCCGGCCCGAACCCGGCCCGAGACGCCCCACCCGGGGCGGACTGTGCGCGGGCTTCGGGGCGCCGCCCGGGGCGGACTGTGCGCCGGCCTCGGGGCGCCGCCCGGGGCAACGGGCACGCGATGTGGACGCGCGGGCCAAGGCGCCACCCCGGGAAGCGGGCCCGCGTGACCGGACGCGCGGGTCGGAGCCGCTGCCCCGGACGCGGGTCGAGTCGCCGCCCCCAGACGAGCGGGTCGAGTCGCCGCCCCCCGATGAACGGCGTCACGGTCGGGCGCCCAAAGGTCACCACGGTCGGTGCTCCGGGGTACCACTGACCGGGGGCACCTTCGCCGGACGTGTGCCGGGCGCGTCCGGGGTGGCGGTCTTCGGGGGCGCCGTCAGTGTTCGGCGTGGCGCCTTGGGTGAACGGCGGTTGAACAGACCGCGCACGGGGCTGTCCGGGTGGCAGGGTGAGCGCCATGAACGGCGATGGCCTGGTGCGCTCGGTGAAGTCGGTCGGTTCGGTGCGCGGGTTGCGGGCGCTGCGCTCGGCCCTGCTGCGGCGCCGGGCGGACGCGCGGGACCTGCCGGCGCGCGGTCCCGAGCGCGCTCGGGTGCCGGGGGCGGTGACCGGGGCCGAGCCCGGGCCGGGCGGCGGTGTCGTGCGGTTCACGCGTTCCGCGCTCGAGGTGCGGGTCTCGGGGGGCGGCACGGTGTTCTGGGGCTGGGACGGCGCGGGGCCGGAGCCGTCGTACGCCCTGGACGGCCGGGCCCCGGAGCCGGACGGGCGGGCGGCCCTCGAACCGGACAAGGACGGCGGCTGGCGGGTGGTGTCCGAGCGGATGACCGTGGTGATCTCCCGGCACGGAGCCGTGGAGGTGCGCACCCCGGGCGGCGGGGTGCTGCGCCGCGAGCTGCCGCCCCGGTGGTGGGAGCCGGTCGGCGGCGGCCGGGCCCGCTGGGTGCAGCGGTCCGAGGTGGCGGCCGACGCGCGGTTCTTCGGGCTGGGCGGGCGCGCGGCCGGACCCCGGCTGCGCGACGGTTCGTACCGCCTGTGGAACACCGATCCCGGCGGCGGTTTCGGCCCCGACGACGACCCGCTGTACATCACGATGCCCGTGCAGCTGGTGGTGGCGGACGCGGGGACCCATCTCGCCTTCTACGACAACACCTGGGACGGCCGGGTGCTGCTGCGTGAGGGAGAGGAGGGCGCGGGCTCGGGCCACGACCGGCCGGGCGGCAGCGAGTTGCGGATGGAAGGAGGACCGCTGAGATGCTGGATGGTGGCGGGCACACCGGCCCGGGTCCTGGCGGGCTGGACGACACTGACCGGCGCGCCCGCGCTGCCGCCGGCCTGGGCGCTCGGCCACCAGCACGCCCGCTGGGGTTTCGGCAGTGAGCGCGAGGTGCGGCGGATCGTCGCCGGGTACACCGGGCGCGGCCTGCCGCTGTCCGCGCTGCACCTGGACATCGACCACTACGACGCCCACCAGGTCTTCACCGTGGACCGGAGCGCGTTCCCCGATCTGCCGCGCCTGGCCGAGGACTTGGCCCGCGACGGGGTGCGGCTGGTCTCGATCGTGGATCCCGCGGTGAAGGCCGAGCGGGGGAACGCGGTGTACGAGAGCGGTCTTGCCGCCGGGGCGTTCGTCAAGGACGCCCAGGGGCGCGAGGTGCGCGGCCAGGTGTGGCCCGGCGAGTGCGCCTACCCCGACTTCACGGACCCGAGGACCCGCGCCTGGTGGGGCGGCCTCTACCAGGAACGGCTCGACCAGGGCTTCGCCGGCGTGTGGCACGACATGAACGAGCCGGTGTCCTTCGCCCCGTTCGGAGACGCGACGCTGCCGAGGTCGGCCCGGCACGATCTGGAGGGCCGGGGCGGCGATCACCGCGAGGCCCACAATGTGTACGGGCTCACCATGGCCCGGGCCGGTCATGAGGGACTGCGCGAACTGCGCTCTGAAGAGCGGCCGTTCTTGTTCTCGCGGTCCGGCTGGGCCGGGATGCAGCGCTACGGCGGCACCTGGTCCGGTGACGTCTCGACGGGCTGGCCCGGGCTGCGCGCCTCGCTGGCCCTGGTGCTCGGCCTCGGCCTGTGCGGAGTGCCGTACTCGGGGCCCGACGTGGGCGGCTTCACCGGCAGCCCTTCGCCCGAGCTGTACCTGCGCTGGTTCCAACTCGGCGCCTGGCTGCCCCTGTTCCGTACGCATGCCGCGAAGTGGGCGGGGCGGCGCGAGCCGTGGGAGTTCGGCCCGGCGGTGCTCGAAGGCGCCAGGGCCGCGCTCGCGGAACGCCGGCGGCTGCACCCGTACTTCATGACGCTGGCCCAGCTGGCCCGGCTGACCGGGGCTCCTTACGCACGCCCGCTGTGGTGGGGCGCGCCGGGCGACCGGGCGCTGCGCGACTGCGAGGACGCCTTCCTGCTCGGTGACGCGCTGCTCGTGGCCCCGGTTCTGGAGCGCGGCGCGGACCGGCGGCCGGTGCGGCTGCCGCGCGGGCGGTGGTACGACACCGCGACGGGCGAGGTGCACGAGGGCCCGGGCCAGGTGCTGTTGCCCGCTCCCCTCTCCCGTATCCCGGTGCTGGCCCGGGCGGGTTCGGTGATCCCGGTGCAAGGTGAGGACGGCGGCCTTGAGCTGGAGGTGTGGGCGCCCGCCGCCGGCCATACGGGCGGCGGCCTCCTGGTGCGGGACGCGGGGGACGGCTGGGAGCACGCGGCGGTGGAGCGGTTCTCGACGCGGGTCGTCAAGGGCGAGGTCGTGGTGGAGCGGACCGGCGCGGGCGCGGACGCCGAGGTCGGCCATCCGGTGCGGGTACGCGGGGTGGCGCCCTGAGCCCGCCGACCGACCGGGGTCAGCCGGCCGGGTGGCCGCCACGGCCGTGGGCGTACTTCCCCGCGAACCACGCGCGGACCGCATCGGTGTGCAACGGGAACGCCAACTCGGCCGGTTCCCACAGCGCTTCCCAGCCCGCGCTCTCCTCGGTCGCTGCCGATGGCGGCAGGTCCGCCGCCGCGCGCGCGGGCAGCAGGCCGAACACCAGCAGATGCGCGGGCGAGCTCAGCACGTCCGCGAGACGCACCTCATCGGCCCGCGCCTCGATGCCGGTCTCCTCCCTCAGTTCGCGTACCACCGCCTGCTGCCAGCTCTCGCCGTGATCGACGAAACCGCCGGGCAGGGCGAGGCCGCCGCGTTGGGGCTCGATGGTGCGGGTGATGACCACCAGGCCGGCCCCGTCCGCTCCGGTGACGGGCAGCAGGGCGACGGCCACGGGAAGCGGGTTGCGGTAGGCGACCGTGCCGCAGGACGCGCACGAGCGGGGCCAGCCACGCGGCGCCTCGTACGGGGTCCCGCACGCACCGCAGTGGGAGTCGGCCAGGGGCTGCTTCGGGGTGGCACTCACGCGCGGACTCTAGCCGACCCGTCCTTCCCCGCAAGCGCCCTCCTCACAAGCACCTTCCCCGCAAGCGCCTTCCCCGCAAGCGAGTTGAGCTGATAAAGGGTGTGCACATGACACTACGTACCGGACGACGAGGCACGGCCCACCGGGCGCCGTCACGGATGCTGCGCGCGCTCATGGCCGCAGCCGCCACGCTGCTCACCGTCACCGCGCTCGCCCCCGCCGCGCACGCGGCACCGCGGCCGAAGGCGCCCAGACAGTTCGTGGCGCTGAGTTCGGTCGATCCCACGATCATCCAGGAGATGCGCTACGTCACCGCGCACGACTTCGTGGGCGAACCGATCGACGGATACCGCCGGCCGCTGTGCCTCCTGACACGGCCGGCCGCCCAGGCCCTGCACCGGGCCCAGCAGTCGCTGCTGCGGCAGGGCTACTCCCTCAAGGTCTACGACTGCTATCGGCCGCAGCGGGCCGTCGACCACTTCGTGCGGTGGGCGAAGGACCTTCACGACGAGAGGATGAAGGCGGAGTTCTACCCCCGGGTCGACAAGTCGAGGCTGTTCGCGGACGGGTACATCGCCGCGAAGTCCGGCCACAGCCGGGGCAGCACGATGGATGTGACGATCGTCAGGCTGCCCGCGCTCCCCACCCGGCCCTACCACCCCGGGCAGCCGCTGGCGCCCTGCTACGCGCCGCGCGCCGAACGGTTCCCGGACAACTCCCTCGACATGGGCACCGGGTTCGACTGCTTCGACACCCTGGCGCATACCGACGATCCCCGCGTCCAGGGCGTCCAGAAGGCGAACCGGCAGTTCCTCAAGCGCACCCTGGAGGCGCAGGGCTTCGTCAACCTGCCCGAGGAGTGGTGGCACTTCACGTATCAGCCGGAGCCCTTCCCCGACACCTATTTCGACTTTCCCGTGGCGTGGTGGCCGGTGGCGGGGCACTGACTCGCGGGTCGTTCCGCTTGGCCGGACCAGTCCGGATCATCACCTCGTCATGGCCGCTCCGGCGCGTATCACCTTCGGTTCCGGATGAGGCTGGAGCGGGTGTCCGGAGCCACCCCCGTGGGTCCCGGGCACCCGCTCTGTCCTCTCGGACGCCAAGCAGCCGTATCCGGTTCTCCGCGAAGCGATTAGGTTCTGCCGCATGACCAAACCCCGGTTCGATTCGTACGAGGAATTCTGGCCCTATTACGTGGC
Protein-coding regions in this window:
- a CDS encoding MFS transporter, translating into MSWSRAALWERVPGGVDGRRMLSVAFVDRTGSGLWEAVSVLYFSYVAGLSLAQIGTLVAVSGAVGIAGAPVGGRIADRLPDTRVLIGLQMLRAVAAFALLTTHDFALLLVFASAGSFGDRSANVLTKLYAARIAGPERVRYQAVSRTVANAGWAVGGLAAAGALAIGSTASYQWLLAGNAVSFIGSAVITGLCAEPQAPGRTVAKSTDPTAKAQLANPWRDRRYLAFVATETVVFLDDAVFKIGLPLWTVHGTDAPTGLVPLLMVINNVMVVGLQVPLARFGATTQAARRLLLPLSVVFAVAGVTIAASAAHGATLAVTFLVAATVAFTLAEIIHATISWELSIALAADHAQGAYLGVHGLAQSVQRSLGPLAVTAAVATGPAGWIAFSAVIVAGCLTQYRLARPHPDRTPLSVAPVTLSEH
- a CDS encoding aminotransferase class I/II-fold pyridoxal phosphate-dependent enzyme, which codes for MVTQYSISGTTAKGIAASVEAAVAGGDLGPGDALPPVRRLAEELTVSPGTVATAYKELRRRGVVVTRGRGGTVVAAAPAVASRRPPKVPAGLRDLAGGHPDAAFLPDPPALVAPSTGPRSHRSTPRLPRLEERVRAWFDADGVPCESVTFAHGALDCVARLLTTELRPGDAVAMEDPGYHHLLDLLQAMGLRTIAVGVDDEGMRPDLLRDALRAGARAVVCSPRAQNPYGGCFSPARRDELVEVLRQAPDVLVIENDHAAEIAGAELNSLTTGGLTRWAQVRTVTKYLGTDLRWAAAACDPVTLARHDGRLLLTSGWVSHLLQAAVLTLMDDPSAQLLVARAEVAYERRRTAFVKELAERGIVAHGASGMNVWVPVRDESAVVNGLRTRGWWVAAGARFRMAAAPGVRVTVAGLGTSRAAGLASDFADTLSESEATYGG
- a CDS encoding acetoacetate--CoA ligase, coding for MTSAANPDPQPAPLWQPDSDRIAAARITRFQAWAAERYGAPAEGGYPALHRWSVAELDTFWQAVAAWFDIRFSSPYEAVLADRTMPGAQWFPGATLNYAEHALRAAEDPARAGEPALLHVDEMHEPVETGWAELRRQVGSLAAELRAIGVRPGDRVSGYLPNVPQAVTAFLASAAVGAVWTSCAPDFGARSVLDRFQQVEPVVLFTVDGYRYGGKEHDRGDVVAELRRELPTLRAVVHVPLLGTPAPEGTLEWSALTAGETEPVFEQVPFDHPLWVLYSSGTTGLPKAIVQSQGGILLEHFKQIGLHCDLGPEDRFFWYTSTGWMMWNFLVSGLLTGTTVILYDGSPGHPHTGAQWGVAERTGATLFGTSAAYVMACRKAEVHPGRDFDLSRIKGVATTGSPLPPDGFRWLHDEVREDLWIASVSGGTDVCSCFAGAVPTLPVHIGELQAPCLGTDLQAWDAQGRPVIGEVGELVVTNPMPSMPTRFWNDPDGSRYRDSYFEMFPGVWRHGDWITLTDHGSVIIHGRSDSTLNRQGVRMGSADIYEVVERLPEIRESLVIGLEEPGGGYWMPLFVHLAEGAVLDDALRTKIKLAIREQLSPRHVPDEIIEAPGVPHTLTGKRIEVPVKRLLQGAALDKAVNPGSVDNLDLLRFYEDIARKRG
- a CDS encoding glycoside hydrolase family 31 protein, with the protein product MNGDGLVRSVKSVGSVRGLRALRSALLRRRADARDLPARGPERARVPGAVTGAEPGPGGGVVRFTRSALEVRVSGGGTVFWGWDGAGPEPSYALDGRAPEPDGRAALEPDKDGGWRVVSERMTVVISRHGAVEVRTPGGGVLRRELPPRWWEPVGGGRARWVQRSEVAADARFFGLGGRAAGPRLRDGSYRLWNTDPGGGFGPDDDPLYITMPVQLVVADAGTHLAFYDNTWDGRVLLREGEEGAGSGHDRPGGSELRMEGGPLRCWMVAGTPARVLAGWTTLTGAPALPPAWALGHQHARWGFGSEREVRRIVAGYTGRGLPLSALHLDIDHYDAHQVFTVDRSAFPDLPRLAEDLARDGVRLVSIVDPAVKAERGNAVYESGLAAGAFVKDAQGREVRGQVWPGECAYPDFTDPRTRAWWGGLYQERLDQGFAGVWHDMNEPVSFAPFGDATLPRSARHDLEGRGGDHREAHNVYGLTMARAGHEGLRELRSEERPFLFSRSGWAGMQRYGGTWSGDVSTGWPGLRASLALVLGLGLCGVPYSGPDVGGFTGSPSPELYLRWFQLGAWLPLFRTHAAKWAGRREPWEFGPAVLEGARAALAERRRLHPYFMTLAQLARLTGAPYARPLWWGAPGDRALRDCEDAFLLGDALLVAPVLERGADRRPVRLPRGRWYDTATGEVHEGPGQVLLPAPLSRIPVLARAGSVIPVQGEDGGLELEVWAPAAGHTGGGLLVRDAGDGWEHAAVERFSTRVVKGEVVVERTGAGADAEVGHPVRVRGVAP
- a CDS encoding NUDIX domain-containing protein — its product is MSATPKQPLADSHCGACGTPYEAPRGWPRSCASCGTVAYRNPLPVAVALLPVTGADGAGLVVITRTIEPQRGGLALPGGFVDHGESWQQAVVRELREETGIEARADEVRLADVLSSPAHLLVFGLLPARAAADLPPSAATEESAGWEALWEPAELAFPLHTDAVRAWFAGKYAHGRGGHPAG
- a CDS encoding M15 family metallopeptidase gives rise to the protein MTLRTGRRGTAHRAPSRMLRALMAAAATLLTVTALAPAAHAAPRPKAPRQFVALSSVDPTIIQEMRYVTAHDFVGEPIDGYRRPLCLLTRPAAQALHRAQQSLLRQGYSLKVYDCYRPQRAVDHFVRWAKDLHDERMKAEFYPRVDKSRLFADGYIAAKSGHSRGSTMDVTIVRLPALPTRPYHPGQPLAPCYAPRAERFPDNSLDMGTGFDCFDTLAHTDDPRVQGVQKANRQFLKRTLEAQGFVNLPEEWWHFTYQPEPFPDTYFDFPVAWWPVAGH